One window of the Trifolium pratense cultivar HEN17-A07 linkage group LG2, ARS_RC_1.1, whole genome shotgun sequence genome contains the following:
- the LOC123910089 gene encoding golgin subfamily A member 6-like protein 1, which yields MAGLLAWAADVVGAGGSESASEDSSIPILFSESQKTYVRELDHKANSLQRSIQDLRLRLPPPDISQRLPHLHAHSLASNNALALQLNAHSSTRHQAQLREETLKEENAAFQNAISNCESKIKEKVEEAELLRRKLEEMDEAENKLRAELENIHLRTSVDAGQSWIAESSEEENKMNRASFDAAAEVSKSAMLDKLEEKKKELSSMEDTVKELEKKWAEVQENALKQPSPAQREKTLDKQLHGLLEQLAVKQTQAEGILGEIHVKEMELERLNGQWRQLQSNNSELNNARNRFVRGSSDKVHSLSDYDGPQRLPYHSAGRTESQQRLMLIRSAFVLYILALNVIVFIRISF from the exons ATGGCAGGGCTATTGGCTTGGGCAGCAGATGTGGTAGGAGCAGGAGGATCAGAATCTGCATCTGAAGATTCTTCAATCCCAATTCTATTTTCTGAATCTCAAAAAACCTATGTTCGTGAACTCGATCATAAAGCAAATTCTCTCCAACGTTCGATCCAAGATCTACGGCTTAGATTACCTCCACCTGATATCTCACAGCGTCTTCCTCATCTTCATGCTCATTCACTTGCTTCCAATAACGCTCTTGCTCTTCAGTTGAATGCGCATTCCTCCACCCGTCATCAG GCCCAACTTAGAGAGGAGACACTGAAGGAAGAAAATGCTGCTTTTCAGAATGCTATATCCAATTGCGAGAGTAAAATCAAGGAAAAAGTGGAGGAAGCTGAATTACTAAGGAGAAAGTTAGAG GAGATGGATGAAGCTGAAAATAAGCTGAGGGCCGAGCTGGAAAATATACATCTGCGAACTTCTGTTGATGCTGGCCAATCTTGGATAGCTGAGAGTTCGGAGGAAGAAAACAAGATGAATAGAGCCAGCTTTGATGCAGCTGCAGAAGTTTCAAAATCGGCTATGCTAGACAAAttggaagagaagaagaaagaactg AGTTCAATGGAGGATACCGTAAAGGAGTTGGAGAAGAAATGGGCAGAAGTGCAGGAAAATGCACTTAAACAGCCTTCACCAG CACAAAGAGAGAAGACATTGGACAAACAACTTCATGGTTTACTTGAGCAACTTGCTGTTAAACAG ACACAAGCTGAGGGTATACTTGGTGAAATTCACGTGAAAGAGATGGAGCTGGAAAGATTGAATGGACAATGGCGACAACTCCAAAGCAATAACTCAGAGTTGAACAATGCTCGGAATCGTTTTGTTAGAGGCTCCTCCGATAAGGTACATAGTTTGTCAGATTATGATGGTCCTCAGAGGCTTCCTTACCATTCTGCAGGCAGAACTGAAAGCCAGCAGAGGCTTATGCTAATTAGGTCGGCATTTGTGCTTTATATTTTAGCTTTAAACGTAATTGTATTTATCAGGATATCATTTTGA
- the LOC123909022 gene encoding protein trichome birefringence-like 19, translated as MKFQTNEILNGKYTTKKTTKNVFLVPFTLLLIMFPLILMRNTNESSPNISSVKNMNNRTETKGCNIFDGNWIPYSEGPYYNNETCKWMIDEQNCMKFGRNDEEYLHWRWKPNECELPLFNATQFLNIVRGKKMAFVGDSVGRNQLQSLLCLLSQVADPEDVSDKYTSNVIYFRRYFYADYNFTLGNLWSPYFVRSVDADPNGHSYNSIMKLYVDEVDEAWSSQVENFDIVIISAGHWFFRPLLFYEKGQLVGCNKCGMENVTDLAHYFGYKMAFRTAFRTLNNLENFKGVTFFRTFSPSHFENGDWNKGGNCVRKKPFSKEEMKLDGYFLQTYLTQVNEFNVAQEEASKKGLKFLMLNTTEIMLLRPDGHPNNYGHPKDTNRTFYNDCVHWCLPGPVDTWNEFFLYMLNIESNSSYDSKLESVV; from the exons ATGAAGTTCCAAACCAATGAGATTCTCAATGGAAaatatacaacaaaaaaaacaaccaaaaatgtttttcttGTACCATTCACTCTTCTTCTCATAATGTTTCCTCTTATTCTCATGAGAAACACAAATGAATCATCTCCAAACATATCTTCTGTCAAAAACATGAACAACAGAACAGAAACAAAAGGATGTAACATCTTTGATGGTAATTGGATACCTTATTCTGAAGGACCTTATTACAACAATGAAACATGCAAGTGGATGATTGATGAACAAAACTGCATGAAGTTTGGTAGAAATGATGAAGAGTATCTTCATTGGAGATGGAAGCCAAATGAATGTGAACTTCCATTGTTCAATGCAACTCAATTCTTAAACATTGttagaggaaaaaaaatggCTTTTGTTGGAGATTCAGTTGGTAGAAATCAGTTACAATCTTTGTTGTGCCTCCTAAGTCAA GTGGCCGATCCTGAAGACGTTTCTGATAAATACACATCAAATGTCATATATTTTAGACGGTATTTCTATGCCGACTACAATTTCACCCTTGGAAATCTATGGTCGCCATATTTTGTTAGATCAGTTGATGCTGATCCGAATGGTCATTCTTACAACAGCATCATGAAACTTTATGTAGATGAAGTAGATGAAGCATGGTCTAGTCAAGTTGAAAACTTTGACATTGTAATAATTTCAGCAGGACATTGGTTTTTCAGACCACTATTGTTTTATGAAAAGGGTCAACTTGTAGGATGCAACAAATGTGGAATGGAGAATGTGACTGATCTTGCTCACTACTTTGGTTACAAAATGGCATTTAGGACTGCATTTAGAACCTTAAATaatcttgaaaattttaaaGGTGTGACATTTTTTAGGACATTTTCTCCATCACATTTTGAGAATGGAGATTGGAACAAAGGAGGGAATTGTGTGAGGAAAAAGCCATTTAGCAAAGAAGAAATGAAGTTGGATGGTTACTTTCTACAGACATATTTAACACAAGTGAATGAATTTAATGTAGCACAAGAAGAAGCATCAAAGAAGGGTTTGAAGTTTTTGATGTTAAATACAACTGAAATTATGTTGTTGAGACCAGATGGACATCCTAATAACTATGGACATCCCAAGGACACAAATAGAACATTTTACAATGATTGTGTTCATTGGTGTTTGCCTGGTCCTGTTGACACATGGAATGAGTTTTTTCTATATATGTTAAATATAGAAAGTAACTCATCTTATGATTCAAAGCTAGAGAGTGTTGTATGA
- the LOC123908640 gene encoding protein trichome birefringence-like 19 has product MKFQDKEHLYGNNNKKQMIPKIILIAILVTIIVLVTPLSYPLFGSSLMMNKSMQSSTSSNVDSIKKETLPSTSLKNCDIFSGEWVPNPKAPYYTNKTCWAIHEHQNCMKYGRQDSDFMKWRWKPNECELPIFNPFQFLEIVRGKSMAFVGDSVGRNHMQSLICLLSRVEWPIDVSYTHDDYFMRWKYPSYNFTIASYWTPFLVKAKQESSDGPTHTGLYNIYLDEVDEKWTSEIEDFDYVIINGGHWFTKPMVFYEKGKIVGCHYCLLENVTDLTMYYGYRKAFKTTFKALNNLENYKGVTFLRTFAPSHFENGLWNQGGNCVRTKPFKSSEARLEGTNMELYMIQLEEYKISQKLAKRNGLKFRLFDTTQAMLLRPDGHPSRFGHRPEDNVTLYNDCVHWCLPGPIDTWSDFLLEMLKMERVKSKKERPHIE; this is encoded by the exons ATGAAGTTCCAAGACAAAGAGCATCTCTATGGGaacaataacaaaaaacaaatgatCCCAAAAATAATTCTAATAGCAATTCTTGTCACAATTATTGTTCTTGTGACCCCTTTGTCTTATCCATTGTTTGGTTCATCTTTGATGATGAACAAGTCTATGCAATCATCAACCTCATCAAATGTTGattcaattaaaaaagaaactttACCTTCAACatctttgaaaaattgtgaCATTTTTAGTGGTGAATGGGTGCCAAATCCAAAAGCACCATATTATACAAATAAAACTTGTTGGGCTATTCATGAGCATCAAAATTGTATGAAGTATGGAAGGCAAGATTCTGATTTCATGAAGTGGAGATGGAAGCCAAATGAGTGTGAATTACCAATTTTCAATCCTTTTCAATTTCTTGAAATTGTTAGAGGAAAATCAATGGCTTTTGTTGGAGATTCTGTTGGTAGAAATCACATGCAGTCATTGATTTGTCTACTATCAAGG GTGGAATGGCCCATTGATGTATCATACACACATGATGACTATTTCATGAGATGGAAATACCCAAGTTACAATTTCACCATAGCTTCTTATTGGACACCATTTCTTGTCAAAGCAAAACAAGAAAGTTCAGATGGCCCAACTCACACTGGTCTCTACAATATTTACCTTGATGAAGTTGATGAAAAATGGACATCAGAAATTGAAGATTTTGACTATGTCATAATCAATGGTGGACATTGGTTCACCAAACCAATGGTATTCTATGAGAAAGGAAAAATTGTTGGTTGTCATTATTGTCTCTTAGAAAATGTCACTGATTTAACAATGTATTATGGCTATAGAAAGGCTTTTAAGACAACATTTAAAGCCctaaataatttagaaaattatAAGGGTGTTACATTTCTTAGGACATTTGCACCATCACATTTTGAGAATGGTTTATGGAATCAAGGTGGGAATTGTGTTAGGACTAAACCATTTAAGAGTAGTGAAGCAAGATTAGAGGGTACTAATATGGAGTTATATATGATCCAATTGGAGGAGTacaaaatttctcaaaaattgGCAAAAAGAAATGGTTTGAAATTTAGGTTATTTGATACAACACAAgctatgttattgagaccagATGGTCATCCTAGTAGATTTGGACATAGGCCAGAAGATAATGTGACATTGTATAATGATTGTGTTCATTGGTGTTTGCCTGGTCCTATAGATACATGGAGTGATTTTTTGCTAGAAATGTTGAAGATGGAGAGGGTGAAATCTAAGAAAGAGAGGCCTCATATAGAGTGA